A genomic region of Streptomyces sp. NBC_00247 contains the following coding sequences:
- a CDS encoding polyprenyl synthetase family protein produces MTVVGPFGLRVRDQALEAEVQTGLAAVEAGLLDATKSDVPFITEAAQHLVRAGGKRFRPLLVMLASQFGDSDAPGVVPSAVVVELTHLATLYHDDVMDEAEVRRGVDSANARWGNSVALLTGDFLFARASHILSDLGPEAVRIQAEAFERLVTGQILETVGPRDGRDPVDHYMDVLSGKTGSLMAVSGRFGALMSGADEKTVDVLTQYGERLGVAFQLADDVLDIASDSHESGKTPGTDLREGIATLPVLLLRAQAAADGKPDDLELVELLDGDLADDARLAEALRRLRVHPALEQARRDTIRYAEEARAALTPLPDCYAKSALAELCDLVVHRAG; encoded by the coding sequence GTGACCGTCGTCGGGCCGTTCGGGCTGCGCGTGCGGGACCAGGCTCTTGAGGCCGAGGTCCAGACCGGCCTGGCCGCTGTCGAGGCCGGGCTTCTCGATGCCACCAAGAGTGACGTCCCCTTCATCACGGAAGCCGCGCAGCACTTGGTGCGGGCCGGAGGCAAACGGTTCCGGCCCCTGCTGGTGATGCTGGCGTCCCAGTTCGGCGACTCCGACGCCCCCGGCGTCGTGCCCTCCGCCGTCGTGGTCGAACTGACCCACCTGGCGACGCTGTACCACGACGACGTGATGGACGAGGCCGAGGTCCGCCGCGGGGTGGACAGCGCCAACGCCCGCTGGGGCAACTCCGTCGCCCTGCTCACCGGTGACTTCCTCTTCGCCCGCGCCTCGCACATCCTCTCCGACCTCGGTCCGGAGGCCGTCCGCATCCAGGCCGAGGCTTTCGAACGGCTGGTCACCGGACAGATCCTGGAGACGGTCGGCCCGCGCGACGGCCGTGACCCGGTCGACCACTACATGGACGTCCTCAGCGGCAAGACCGGCTCGCTGATGGCCGTCTCCGGACGGTTCGGCGCCCTCATGTCCGGCGCCGACGAGAAGACCGTCGACGTACTCACCCAGTACGGCGAGCGGCTCGGGGTCGCCTTCCAACTCGCCGACGACGTCCTCGACATCGCCTCCGACTCCCACGAGTCCGGCAAGACCCCCGGCACGGACCTGCGCGAGGGCATCGCCACCCTGCCGGTCCTGCTGCTGCGCGCCCAGGCCGCCGCGGACGGCAAGCCGGACGACCTGGAGCTGGTGGAGCTGCTCGACGGCGACCTCGCCGACGACGCCCGCCTCGCCGAGGCGCTGCGCCGGCTGCGCGTCCACCCGGCGCTGGAGCAGGCCCGCCGCGACACCATCCGGTACGCCGAGGAGGCCAGGGCGGCTCTCACCCCGCTGCCCGACTGCTACGCCAAGTCGGCGCTCGCCGAACTGTGCGACCTCGTGGTGCACCGGGCGGGCTGA
- a CDS encoding LolA family protein: MAPIDSSDNHGGTTGNPAGAATRADRLRRKASRTVVPVAVAGVAAATIGLVPALADSGDPDLPKITARELVAKIAASDTQRISGTVKITTDLGIPSLGGLAGSLGQGTEGAGAAPEDRLTELASGTHTLKVAADGPDKQRLTILQNSSEYSLIHNGDQVWAYDSGSDEVFHAQTGAAGHTDSRSRGAAEGTPQQFADEALKAVGDTTSVTVDGTVRVAGRDAYQLLIKPKQSGSTIGSVRIAVDADNGVPLRFTLSPRSGGKAAVNVGFTKVDFDEPAASSFDFTPPKGAKVTEAGDAADQEAAGQGGGPLADLLPGGLGGLEGTGGAGSAGSAGNLKTKTVGEGWTTILRAEVPGGEGLSSAKDSSSLLDAFGDKTSGKFGSGTVFSTRLVNALITDQGKVYVGAVTRDALVRAANADR, from the coding sequence ATGGCACCCATCGACAGCTCGGACAACCACGGCGGGACCACCGGCAATCCCGCCGGAGCGGCCACCCGCGCCGACCGGCTCCGCCGGAAGGCATCACGCACCGTCGTCCCCGTCGCGGTGGCGGGGGTGGCCGCCGCGACCATCGGACTCGTCCCCGCACTCGCCGACAGCGGCGACCCCGACCTGCCGAAGATCACCGCGCGGGAACTCGTCGCGAAGATCGCAGCCTCGGACACCCAGCGGATCTCCGGCACCGTGAAGATCACCACCGACCTCGGTATCCCCTCGCTCGGCGGCCTCGCCGGCTCACTCGGCCAGGGCACGGAGGGAGCCGGCGCCGCACCCGAGGACCGGCTGACCGAGCTCGCCTCGGGCACGCACACCCTGAAGGTGGCCGCCGACGGCCCTGACAAGCAGCGGCTGACGATCCTCCAGAACTCCTCGGAGTACAGCCTGATCCACAACGGCGACCAGGTCTGGGCCTACGACAGTGGCTCCGACGAGGTCTTCCACGCCCAGACGGGCGCCGCCGGGCACACGGACAGCCGCAGCCGGGGCGCGGCGGAGGGCACGCCCCAGCAGTTCGCCGACGAGGCCCTGAAGGCGGTCGGCGACACCACGTCGGTCACCGTCGACGGCACCGTGCGGGTGGCCGGGCGCGACGCGTACCAACTGCTCATCAAGCCGAAGCAGTCCGGCTCCACCATCGGCTCCGTACGGATCGCGGTGGACGCGGACAACGGCGTACCGCTGCGGTTCACCCTGAGCCCCCGTTCCGGCGGGAAGGCGGCCGTCAACGTCGGCTTCACCAAGGTGGACTTCGACGAGCCCGCCGCCTCGTCCTTCGACTTCACCCCGCCCAAGGGCGCCAAGGTGACCGAGGCAGGGGACGCCGCGGACCAGGAGGCGGCCGGTCAGGGCGGCGGGCCCCTCGCGGACCTGCTGCCGGGCGGCCTCGGCGGGCTGGAGGGCACCGGCGGTGCCGGGAGCGCGGGGAGCGCCGGGAACCTGAAGACGAAGACGGTGGGGGAGGGCTGGACCACGATCCTGCGGGCCGAAGTGCCCGGCGGCGAGGGCCTGTCGTCGGCGAAGGACAGCTCTTCCCTGCTCGACGCCTTCGGCGACAAGACCTCGGGGAAGTTCGGCTCCGGCACGGTCTTCAGCACGCGCCTGGTGAACGCCCTCATCACCGATCAGGGCAAGGTCTACGTCGGCGCGGTCACCCGGGACGCCCTCGTACGGGCGGCGAACGCCGACCGTTAG
- a CDS encoding TetR/AcrR family transcriptional regulator translates to MSALPSSVRRSERSRRAILEAALELCTERGYGRVTVEAIAARAGVSKKTIYRWWPAKSGILMEIFTDVLSDAAPFADTGDIEADLRVHIGLAVRLLGSPPYGPAYAGILSELHHDDELARDLAERVVDPRVELAVTLLTRAQERGQIRADADPRLMVELLYGPVYYRHVLRKPPQDEATIAALVAVVLRGPGAVAGGEPGAEAEAVAGLA, encoded by the coding sequence ATGAGCGCATTGCCGAGTTCTGTGCGACGCAGCGAACGGTCCCGACGCGCGATCCTGGAGGCGGCCCTGGAGCTCTGCACGGAGAGGGGCTACGGGCGCGTGACGGTGGAGGCCATCGCCGCCCGTGCCGGTGTCAGCAAGAAGACGATCTACCGGTGGTGGCCGGCGAAGAGCGGCATCCTGATGGAGATCTTCACCGATGTCCTGTCCGACGCCGCCCCGTTCGCCGACACCGGGGACATCGAGGCCGATCTGCGCGTACACATCGGACTGGCGGTACGGCTCCTCGGATCGCCCCCGTACGGACCGGCGTACGCGGGCATACTCTCCGAGCTCCACCACGACGACGAGCTCGCGCGGGACCTCGCCGAGCGGGTCGTCGACCCACGGGTCGAACTGGCGGTCACCCTGCTCACGCGCGCCCAGGAACGGGGCCAGATCCGTGCGGACGCCGATCCGCGGCTGATGGTGGAGCTGCTCTACGGCCCGGTCTACTACCGCCACGTCCTGCGCAAACCGCCCCAGGACGAGGCGACGATCGCCGCACTGGTCGCCGTGGTGCTGCGCGGGCCCGGCGCGGTGGCGGGCGGGGAGCCGGGTGCGGAGGCGGAGGCGGTGGCGGGCCTCGCCTGA
- a CDS encoding HAD family hydrolase, with the protein MHSSPAPAHTRVAHTLVATDLDGTLLLPDDSVSPRTHAALRRAASAGARHMIVTGRAVPGIRALLAELDYRGPVVCGQGTQVYDPESARMLRSVPLDRELADMALGKIEAEAGPVFAAVDQDGPAGLTLIEPGYRMPHPTLPAQRVGRRDDLWAQPVIKVMVRHPELTDDELAALGRAAVGDLATVTMAGPGTVELAPYGVHKGTGLAVAAELLGLDPADAIAFGDMPNDLPMFGLVGHGVAMGNAHPALKSAADEVTLPHTEDGIAVVLERLFG; encoded by the coding sequence ATGCATTCGTCACCCGCGCCCGCGCACACCCGGGTCGCGCACACCCTCGTCGCCACGGACCTGGACGGCACCCTGCTGCTGCCCGACGACTCCGTGAGCCCCCGCACGCACGCCGCCCTCCGGCGCGCGGCCTCGGCCGGCGCCCGGCACATGATCGTCACCGGCCGGGCGGTCCCGGGGATACGCGCCCTTCTGGCGGAGCTGGACTACCGGGGCCCGGTCGTCTGCGGGCAGGGCACCCAGGTGTACGACCCCGAGTCGGCCCGGATGCTCCGCTCGGTGCCGCTGGACCGGGAGTTGGCCGACATGGCGCTGGGCAAGATCGAGGCGGAGGCGGGCCCGGTCTTCGCCGCCGTCGACCAGGACGGCCCGGCGGGGCTGACCCTGATCGAGCCCGGCTACCGGATGCCGCACCCGACGCTCCCCGCCCAGCGGGTCGGGCGCCGCGACGACCTCTGGGCACAGCCCGTCATCAAGGTGATGGTGCGCCACCCGGAGCTGACCGACGACGAACTCGCCGCTCTCGGCCGGGCAGCCGTCGGCGACCTGGCGACGGTCACCATGGCCGGCCCCGGCACGGTCGAACTCGCCCCCTACGGCGTGCACAAGGGCACCGGGCTCGCGGTGGCGGCGGAACTCCTCGGCCTGGACCCGGCGGACGCCATCGCCTTCGGCGACATGCCCAACGACCTGCCGATGTTCGGGCTGGTCGGGCACGGGGTGGCGATGGGCAACGCCCATCCCGCGCTGAAGTCCGCCGCCGACGAGGTCACCCTGCCGCACACCGAGGACGGCATAGCGGTGGTGCTGGAACGCCTCTTCGGCTGA
- a CDS encoding FAD-dependent monooxygenase yields MTTDVLIVGAGPTGLALACDLARRGVGVRIIDKSAAHPRSSRAKGPNLRSLEVLASLGVADEVLASGSLPLPMRKYRDHAAVADFDPYADPAPVPASAFDWPRLIAQWRLEAILRDRLAKDGVQVELGTELTGLDQHATGVTATLADGRTVAARYVVGCDGAHSPVRKLLGIPFTGETQADQVMVCGDVEIDEDALDRGIWHQWFDATGAVMLCPIPGTRTGWWFQAGPERDGAGVPQPPTEEGFRRLLTRHTGLPGEVLRHATLLSTYRVNVRMADRFRDGRVLLAGDSAHVHSIAGGMGMNTGIQDAFNLGWKLAHVLTGLAAPALLDTYEEERLPVAAWTLDFTSERLAETMAAIRLPGGGLDSATAAPEASGLSTGYWWSSLAAGAPESGPRAGDRAPDAPCRSAATGAPARLHHLFAEPHPTLLGFGPKSEEILGEAVRTYGDAVRVHRVYGVEEVHAPDGVPGARAGVIDHEGLVRTAYEPGAGGTVVVVRPDHHVGLVAPAAEAPRVREYLARLCGGAQAPTPRG; encoded by the coding sequence ATGACCACCGACGTACTGATCGTGGGCGCCGGCCCCACCGGCCTGGCCCTGGCGTGCGACCTCGCGCGCCGGGGCGTCGGCGTACGGATCATCGACAAGTCCGCCGCCCATCCGCGCAGCTCACGGGCGAAGGGGCCGAACCTGCGGTCGCTGGAGGTCCTGGCGAGCCTCGGGGTGGCCGACGAGGTGCTGGCGTCCGGGTCACTGCCGCTGCCCATGCGCAAGTACCGCGACCACGCCGCGGTCGCCGACTTCGACCCGTACGCCGACCCGGCCCCGGTCCCCGCCTCCGCCTTCGACTGGCCCCGGCTGATCGCCCAGTGGCGCCTGGAGGCGATCCTCCGCGACCGGCTGGCGAAGGACGGCGTCCAGGTCGAACTGGGCACCGAGCTGACCGGCCTCGACCAGCACGCCACGGGCGTGACCGCGACTCTCGCCGACGGCAGGACCGTCGCGGCGCGGTACGTGGTGGGCTGCGACGGGGCGCACAGCCCGGTGCGCAAGCTGCTCGGCATACCCTTCACCGGCGAGACGCAGGCCGACCAGGTGATGGTCTGCGGTGACGTCGAGATCGACGAGGACGCGCTCGACCGGGGCATCTGGCACCAGTGGTTCGATGCCACCGGCGCCGTGATGCTCTGTCCGATCCCGGGCACCCGGACGGGCTGGTGGTTCCAGGCGGGGCCCGAGCGGGACGGGGCGGGAGTACCGCAGCCGCCGACGGAGGAGGGCTTCCGCCGTCTCCTCACCCGGCACACCGGGCTCCCCGGCGAGGTGCTCCGGCACGCGACCCTGCTCTCCACGTACCGCGTCAACGTCCGCATGGCCGACCGCTTCCGGGACGGCCGGGTGCTGCTCGCCGGGGACTCCGCGCACGTCCACTCGATCGCGGGCGGGATGGGCATGAACACCGGCATCCAGGACGCCTTCAACCTCGGCTGGAAGCTCGCCCACGTCCTGACCGGACTCGCGGCACCGGCGCTGCTCGACACCTACGAGGAGGAGCGGCTGCCCGTCGCCGCCTGGACCCTGGACTTCACCTCGGAGCGGCTGGCCGAGACGATGGCCGCCATCCGCCTTCCCGGCGGCGGGCTGGACTCGGCGACGGCCGCCCCGGAGGCGAGCGGGCTGTCCACCGGCTACTGGTGGAGTTCGCTCGCCGCCGGAGCGCCGGAGTCCGGGCCCCGGGCCGGGGACCGGGCGCCGGACGCGCCGTGCCGCTCGGCGGCGACCGGCGCGCCGGCCCGGCTGCACCACCTCTTCGCCGAGCCGCACCCGACCCTCCTCGGCTTCGGCCCGAAGAGCGAGGAGATCCTCGGCGAGGCGGTGCGGACGTACGGCGACGCGGTCCGCGTCCACCGGGTGTACGGCGTCGAGGAGGTCCACGCCCCCGACGGGGTGCCGGGCGCCCGGGCCGGGGTGATCGACCACGAGGGGCTGGTCCGCACCGCGTACGAGCCCGGCGCCGGCGGCACCGTCGTGGTGGTCCGCCCCGACCACCACGTCGGACTCGTCGCCCCGGCGGCGGAGGCGCCCCGGGTACGGGAGTACCTCGCACGGCTGTGCGGAGGCGCGCAGGCGCCCACTCCCCGCGGGTGA
- the rarD gene encoding EamA family transporter RarD, whose product MEGKDEQRAGLLHGIGAYGMWGLVPLFWPLLKPSGAAEILAHRMVWSLAVVGVILLVLKRWAWIGVLVRRPRKLALITAAAAVITVNWGLYIWAVNSDHVVEASLGYFINPLVTIAMGVLLLGERLRPAQWIAVATGFAAVLVLAVGYGHPPWISLVLAFSFATYGLAKKKVDMGGLESLAAETAVLFLPALGFLIWLGARGETTFTSGGGAGHGLLLASTGLVTAIPLIAFGAAAIRVPLSTLGLLQYLAPVFQFALGVAYFHEEMPPERWAGFALVWVALTLLTWDALRTARHGRAKALRLAATVATTGATVPPAAAPGTGITTATGTRSKN is encoded by the coding sequence GTGGAGGGGAAGGACGAGCAGCGGGCAGGGCTGCTCCACGGAATCGGCGCCTATGGGATGTGGGGCCTCGTCCCGCTCTTCTGGCCCTTGCTGAAGCCGTCGGGTGCGGCGGAGATCCTGGCCCACCGGATGGTGTGGTCGCTGGCCGTGGTCGGCGTCATCCTGCTCGTACTGAAGCGCTGGGCCTGGATCGGCGTGCTGGTTCGCCGGCCGCGCAAGCTCGCGCTGATCACCGCCGCGGCGGCGGTGATCACGGTCAACTGGGGCCTGTACATCTGGGCCGTCAACAGCGATCACGTGGTCGAGGCGTCCCTCGGCTACTTCATCAACCCGCTGGTCACCATAGCCATGGGCGTGCTGCTCCTCGGCGAACGCCTGCGGCCCGCCCAGTGGATCGCGGTGGCGACCGGGTTCGCCGCCGTGCTGGTCCTCGCCGTCGGATACGGCCACCCGCCGTGGATCTCCCTGGTGCTGGCCTTCTCCTTCGCGACGTACGGCCTGGCGAAGAAGAAGGTCGACATGGGCGGCCTGGAGTCGCTGGCCGCCGAGACCGCGGTCCTCTTCCTCCCGGCCCTCGGCTTCCTGATCTGGCTCGGCGCGCGCGGCGAGACCACCTTCACCTCCGGCGGGGGCGCCGGACACGGGCTGCTGCTCGCCTCGACCGGTCTGGTGACGGCGATCCCGCTGATCGCCTTCGGGGCGGCGGCGATCCGCGTACCGCTGTCGACCCTGGGCCTCCTGCAGTACCTGGCGCCCGTCTTCCAGTTCGCGCTGGGGGTGGCGTACTTCCACGAGGAGATGCCGCCGGAGCGCTGGGCCGGGTTCGCGCTGGTGTGGGTGGCGCTGACGCTGCTGACCTGGGACGCGCTGCGTACGGCCCGGCACGGCCGGGCAAAGGCGCTCCGGCTCGCGGCCACGGTCGCGACGACCGGGGCGACGGTGCCGCCGGCCGCCGCGCCCGGTACGGGCATCACCACTGCCACCGGGACCCGTTCCAAAAATTAG